Proteins from a single region of Streptomyces glaucescens:
- a CDS encoding flavin reductase family protein gives MSTTVFHHSRRIGIPDPAPDAVVDLRSAMRLFPTGVALLCTGSGESAVGMTINALMSVSLTPPRILVSVQSTARAHPVLCASRTFAVHLLSDRQAATAGLFASRDKPFGTELEALVDREVLPVALATLRCSVEQVFQGGDHSLFLSRVESIGHGEKNGEPLVFHRGTLGTKHQ, from the coding sequence GTGTCCACGACTGTTTTCCACCATTCCCGCCGCATCGGCATTCCGGATCCGGCGCCCGACGCCGTCGTCGATCTGCGCTCGGCCATGCGCCTGTTCCCGACCGGTGTCGCGCTGCTGTGCACGGGCAGCGGCGAGAGCGCCGTCGGCATGACCATCAACGCGTTGATGTCCGTGTCCCTGACGCCGCCCCGCATCCTGGTCAGCGTGCAGAGCACGGCCCGTGCCCACCCCGTGCTCTGCGCCAGCCGGACCTTCGCCGTGCACCTCCTCAGCGACCGGCAGGCCGCCACCGCGGGGCTGTTCGCCTCCCGCGACAAGCCGTTCGGCACGGAACTGGAGGCCCTGGTCGACCGGGAGGTGCTGCCGGTCGCCCTCGCCACCCTGCGGTGCTCCGTCGAGCAGGTCTTCCAGGGCGGCGACCACAGCCTCTTCCTGAGTCGCGTCGAGTCCATCGGACACGGCGAGAAGAACGGCGAACCGCTCGTCTTCCATCGCGGAACTCTCGGAACCAAGCATCAGTGA
- a CDS encoding zinc-binding dehydrogenase, giving the protein MRALVIDHDAPGGLRLAEVPDPVPGPDEVLVRVAAASLNHGELPRTGNAAAAPGTVPGWDAAGTVERPAASGAGPRAGERVVTWGWSGGWAELRAVSTTDLAVLPDQVDFVRAAALPVAGLTALRALRRAGTRPGHRVAVTGASGGVGHFAVQLARLQGAEVVALVGDRARGAGLAGLGAHQVVTDPGEIGAPVDILLDHVGGPLLARLLDRMADGGTVISIGATSGLDTPIAPYQLVSRRLTLVGIQAGGRTGADLAHLARLVAEDRLRVGADRVADWRSAGELAEDVVARRVRGKAVLTIS; this is encoded by the coding sequence ATGCGTGCTCTTGTCATCGACCACGACGCCCCCGGCGGGCTCCGGCTCGCCGAGGTGCCCGATCCCGTACCGGGACCCGACGAGGTCCTGGTCCGGGTCGCCGCGGCCTCCCTCAACCACGGTGAGCTGCCCCGCACCGGCAACGCCGCCGCCGCACCGGGCACGGTCCCCGGCTGGGACGCGGCGGGCACCGTGGAGCGGCCCGCCGCCTCGGGCGCCGGCCCGCGGGCCGGTGAACGCGTCGTCACCTGGGGGTGGTCCGGCGGCTGGGCGGAGCTGCGGGCGGTCAGCACGACCGACCTCGCGGTGCTCCCGGACCAGGTCGACTTCGTGCGGGCCGCCGCGCTGCCGGTGGCCGGACTCACCGCCCTGCGCGCGCTGCGCCGCGCCGGAACGCGACCCGGCCACCGGGTCGCCGTCACCGGTGCGTCGGGCGGCGTCGGGCACTTCGCCGTGCAGCTCGCCCGGCTCCAGGGCGCCGAGGTGGTCGCCCTGGTCGGCGACCGGGCGCGCGGAGCCGGTCTGGCCGGACTGGGCGCGCACCAGGTCGTGACGGACCCCGGCGAGATCGGTGCGCCGGTCGACATCCTGCTGGACCACGTCGGGGGCCCGCTGCTCGCCCGTCTCCTCGACCGCATGGCCGACGGCGGGACGGTGATCTCCATCGGGGCCACGTCCGGTCTCGACACCCCGATCGCGCCGTACCAGCTGGTGAGCAGGCGGCTGACCCTCGTCGGCATCCAGGCCGGCGGCCGCACCGGCGCCGACCTCGCCCATCTGGCCCGCCTCGTGGCCGAGGACCGGCTGCGGGTGGGCGCGGACCGGGTCGCCGACTGGCGCTCGGCCGGCGAACTGGCGGAGGACGTCGTCGCCCGCCGGGTCCGGGGCAAGGCGGTGCTGACGATCTCCTGA
- a CDS encoding SDR family NAD(P)-dependent oxidoreductase, producing MDIVRNLVGRTALVTGGNRGIGAAISRRLAAQGADVALTFARNKEQAEAVAEEIARAGGVRALAVAADATDPEAIRTAVDAVAREFGRIDILVNNAGYMDMSMPALEDTPLEVLDRTLDVNTRGAFLTAQAAARHMGEGGRIVNISSCLARHVPGPGMTAYAMSKAAVHGLTLGLARDLGPRGITVNEVAPGSIDTDMNPADGPSAEYQRSQNVFGRYGHADEIAHTVAYLVAPEAAFVTGASVAVDGGSNL from the coding sequence ATGGACATCGTCAGGAATCTCGTGGGCCGGACGGCTCTGGTCACCGGAGGAAACCGAGGCATCGGAGCGGCGATATCCCGTCGCCTCGCCGCCCAGGGAGCCGACGTGGCCCTGACCTTCGCGAGGAACAAGGAGCAGGCGGAGGCCGTCGCCGAGGAGATCGCCCGGGCCGGCGGCGTGCGCGCCCTGGCGGTGGCCGCCGACGCCACCGACCCGGAGGCCATCCGCACGGCGGTGGACGCGGTCGCCCGCGAGTTCGGGCGCATCGACATCCTCGTCAACAACGCCGGATACATGGACATGTCGATGCCGGCGCTGGAGGACACCCCGCTGGAGGTGCTGGACCGCACCCTCGACGTGAACACCCGGGGCGCCTTCCTCACCGCCCAGGCCGCCGCCCGGCACATGGGCGAAGGGGGCCGGATCGTCAACATCAGCAGCTGCCTGGCCCGCCACGTCCCCGGTCCCGGCATGACGGCGTACGCGATGAGCAAGGCCGCCGTCCACGGGCTCACCCTCGGGCTGGCCCGGGACCTGGGGCCGCGCGGCATCACCGTCAACGAGGTCGCCCCCGGCTCCATCGACACCGACATGAACCCGGCGGACGGCCCCTCCGCGGAGTACCAGCGCTCGCAGAACGTCTTCGGCCGGTACGGGCACGCCGACGAGATCGCCCACACCGTCGCGTACCTGGTGGCGCCCGAGGCCGCGTTCGTCACCGGCGCGTCCGTGGCGGTGGACGGGGGCTCCAACCTCTGA